A stretch of DNA from Juglans microcarpa x Juglans regia isolate MS1-56 chromosome 5D, Jm3101_v1.0, whole genome shotgun sequence:
agataaaagttaaaaaaatattgttagaatattattttttaatattattattattttgagatttaaaaaagttaaattatttattatattttgtatagaaatttaaaaaaattgtaataatgaaatgagataaaatgagatgaaatatttttcaaatctaaaaataataataatattaaaaaataatattttattattttaactcatcttaattcaattcaacatctaaacgcaacctaaataTTCAACTATCGACATGTGGCTCTGAAACAGCTTCGTTGGAGCCATCGGTTTTAGCACCTTTTAGAATATCGTCCAATTGAATTTCAGGTAAAGGAATTTCTCAGAGCTGAGGAGGTAAATagttcaatcattttttagaatcccattttcttaaatttgtgTTGCTTAATTATGATATGAGAGAAACAATCTagaaatccaaaacaaatagcATTATTagaaactttcagaaaacaaaaacacaatgcTCCTATGTTTTATCGAGCTAGAAATGTTTTGAGTTCCGAATTTAGTCGTTGAATTTGTGTCTcgaatgttttatttatttatttagtgattaaagaaatattttttaatgatattgtaaattttttattttttaaaaaatatttataatgattaaaacaatacataaaaaaatatatatatatatacaccattacaatttttcagatcaTTTTTTCGGTGGCTGTAGGAGAGCTCTTTATCGAGAGCAGCTTGATATAATGCGTACGCCCTTTGCCTCTGCAGATAAGATTTGAGGGACACGTGGGAGTGTTGGTTGCAGACGGGAAGAACTTCACCTTCAAACAAATGCACTGGCATTCTCCTTCTGAGCATCAGATTGATGGAAAAAGGTTagctctctcgctctctctctctagacaTGAACTTCTCTTAATTATGAGTAAAACTGAAAGGATGTTCAGGTCTGATCCGCAAGGATCCGGGTTGCCTGGCAGTGCCTGCAATTCGATCAGGGTATCTTAAGGCTAAGCTTAtttcttgaaatgagttgaattaaattaaattataaatagtaatattttataagtgttattgagatgagtttaatagatagaaataaatttaattttttagattaaaatatataaaatagattaagataaatttaaattttttataaaaaataataaataattaattttatcgaTAATTAATTTAACATGAATTGAATTTGATTTAACAACCGAATACACAGATTCGATCTATAAGACTCTTGATTAATATAAAACTCTGTTTTCTGTAAAATGGGCTGAGCCAGTCCAGTGCCGAAAGTCAGGCTCTGTTTCAAAGTCCATGTGGGTTTGGAAAGAACAACTTTGAGCCCAAACCCAATAAgagacaattttttatttacagcGCACAGAGACAGAGTGGCATGACTCAtcgaaggaaaatgatataacTTTGTTTTTTCGTAACTActacttgaaaagaaaaattttatttataaatctccaacaccacacatcaattttttttaattattttttcttattaaatatatggtatatatatatatatatatatatatatatatgatgaatagaataatttaattattttaaaaaaaaaattttaaaaaataaaaaattatgatgtgTGCATTATGAAGCTAATGAATAGCAAAGTTACTTGAAAAATTAACAGACATTGGATAACTACAGATTTCCAGTGGAGATGCACTTGGTCCACCAGGCAGATGACGGCAGCTTCGCAGTTGTGTCAGCACTCTACCATTATGGTGATCCCGATCCTTTTATTTCTAAGGTACACgtgtttttctttaattaaatagtaaatattaaaattaattaaaaatttgaatacaatattattttttaattttcgttTTATTTTAACCAAACCAGCCCTGATACATTCAGctcaagagaaaagaaaacaataccAATAATTCCAAAAGCCAAACAAACGAAACGGAAATACTGATGTTCATGGTTGCAGATAAAGAGCAAGATGGATGAACTAGCCAAGAAAGAACGTGAGGGGCATGAAGAGGCACAAATCTCGCTTGGAGTCATGAAGACCAAGTACTTGAGTCGAAACACGCGCAAGTATTACAGATACTTTGGTTCCCTCACCACTCCACCGTGCACCGAGAAGATCATGTGGAACATTGTCGGCAAGGTACATAAGTTAAAAATAGGATTCTTTGATCTCAAATAAAAGCATCATTCGCCTTTCCAAGTATTTATCTCCCACCCACCGATGACTTGACATTACTTAATTTATGTGCAGGTGAAATCAGTCTCAAAGGATCAAGTAAAGGCTCTCAAAGCACCATTGGTttcaagttgcaagaacaactCCAGGCCTGTACAGCCACTGAATGGGCGTCATATTGAGGTATATCATGATGATGAGCTTCGCGGCAACTGATTAGTTTTAATTTTCTCCTCGCCGCTGAATTATAAGAGCTGCTTTATGTTTTTGGCTCATGTATGAACATTTTATGACCTAAAACTAAATTATGCTCAGCTTGTTTCAATGCATTTCTTATCCAATTCATGCGACTTTTCTTTTGCAGACgatattatcttttatttttacatcaTTCAGAAAACCCCAACCACCAATcagccaaatatatatatatatatatattctcgcGTAGGGTAATTTTCCCgaaaacatttatatatatatattctcgcGTAGGGTAATTTTCCCGAAAAATGTTTTCGACAAGATTTAGGcattatttcttttcataattatttttatcttatcttatctaattattataattttttttcaaattatcatacaaaataaaataatcaattcaatttttttaaattttaaaataaaaataatattaaaaaaatattttataataatattttatttactttttaatttttatcttaatacatcacatctcatctataaaaataaaatatttaagtgcaacttcatgtaatttttttgggaGACTAATTTTAGGCAAAAACCTGATTCCGATGGTAGGTGGCGTGGTAGGGTTAAATAatgagtaataatatatatatttgtaagtGGATAAGCATagtctaattattttaaaaaaataatagaatctattattaaaaaattaatttttttatatataaatcttatatttatttatttttataaaataattatgtaatatttatataattacgattataattattatttctcttaaataaaataatggaataTACGGGCAAGATGCCCGTGTCTAGTCAAGATTATAGGCCATTTAATACCCGGTGGCATTCACATTAGGAGTCCATGGCAACTTGTGCCCATAACAATGACCTGTGACAGAGCAGTGAAGACCACCGATCGCGAAGTATCTGATCAACGACAAGACATCGttttaataatgagataaaatgattatagataaaaattaaaagttaaataaaatattattaaaatattaatttttaataatattattatttaaatatttaaaaaattaaattatttattatattttatataaaatttaaaaaaaattataaatgagataaaaacgTTTATTAATCCGGCCTAACTGTGCACTTGAAAATGAAACATCAGTGGAGTACAAAATGGAGGGGCAGTGAGTAGTGACCCCTATTTCAAAACAGATTGGATGACGCATAGACTGACAACATTATTTCCTTCTCCTAaattgaggggaaaaaaaaatccgcattttctttttcccttgaaATTGAAGGGCATAATtgcataacaaaaataaaaaaattcaagtaaGTCCTTGTATTTTTGTCGCACCAGTTATTTAGATTttgtaaaagtaatttttaatcttATGAAAGCAGTGAAGTAATTGGATGAAATTCTTTtacaaaagatgaaaatgattctAGGATTAAAACATGTCATTGCTAAAGACTGAATGGAAGTATTTTATTGGCAAACATAATCCAAATATACCCACAACATAAGGGGCCAAACGAATAAATAACAGGTTAGAAATCAGAATTATCCGCACTACgccaaaattaagaaatataaagaaagtaaTGCCCCGAGTTAGCATGAGAAATGTTGTACAATGCTGCATAAGGTTTTCATTTTCAAGGTTTATTATATTGTTCACGTcatttaaatggtaagatttgatttataaatttataaatttataatttatcttcaaaatcaaattatattagataatttattaaatgtaCTACACATCGGTttgagtatatattttttttataaataaagagaaataatatttacagtcatagagtATGTAAGCGTCacacactcttttttaaaaaaagtgagtaaatatcatactcatataaaaaatattttttaatgatagatcccacttttttttttttaaaaaaaaggcgTAGTACTTGTACAACCCATaagtatatttaacattactcttaggcctcatttggttacacaatttagatgaaatattttgtaaaaaattgaataagattttgttataatataaatttttaatattatttttatttataaaattaaaaaaaattaaattatttattatattttgtaccagaatttaaaaaagttataataattatataagatgagaggGTTTGATTTTGCATAACCAAACCAGCCAGTTTATTTCAAACTTAACTAATTTATTATACATGTATCTTACTCTCATTTAAGCGATAACAAAGTTTAAGAAGCAAAGTGAATATACATTAATGCAAATGCACCATTTgttaaaaagtaatgatatatttactataatttttataattttttatacaattatattttaatttaaagatatttatataaaatgatgttatttttataatttattttgtaaaaatactcCACATTTAAAACCAAGATATGAAATAGCAGTATgcgtatcattttcttttttacaaattttaaatataattttttcaactgcATAGTTATATggaatcatttatattttcaaattttataatttctaaaattatttaaattttaaaaaagtatatattgaCACATAAAACACATCCTTTGAACAATAATAATACCATTCTTCATTCTCAATTATATGATTTCCAATAGCACATCATTTTAGAAACTTAATACgttgattatttaaattaagttaattataatgattataagaataatagaatTCAAGATAAAAACCACTATTTCTTTAAATAcccttaatattcaaatttaacaAGACTATCAAAACGGAAAGTTACCATATGCTCATTCCGGAACACTCATGTATATTTACAAAACACAATGGcgaaaaaaaggagagagagaagaaaataaacgtGTGCGAAAATCTACAACCATTCACCTCTCACGCGGGGGAAGGGAACCCGTTATTTAACGTGCCACGTCATTTCAACGACCACTTAGAGTAGAAGAGGGCCCACCAGAGACTGCCAATCGCGACCGCCAACTTGCATGCGTGGGCCTACAAAACTCGCCGTCGCCGCACGATAGCGAGATTCAAAGAATCGGATCAAGCCACATCTCCGGCCCACCCGTCGGATTTCCTTCCAGATGCGAACCGCTTCATTCCACCCAAACCTGGCGTTTCAATCTCCGAGACGCTTTTTCTCGGAAGCGTCTCTGCATACGACACGTCGATATCGGAAGCGGTACTGTGACGCCCTCCAATTATCGCGCTCTTTCTCGGCGGCGATTCAGCCCGTGGCGCGGCGATTGTATGAGCTGTCTTTTCTCGGTAACCGGACCGAAAAATAGCCCGAAAACTGGCGAACAACCCGGTCTTCCGTTTCACAGacggtttttctttttccacgaCCGGTTCAGAGGACTGCTGCCGATTCCTCAATCTGCGATTACGGTCTCTCTTCGATCTCACCCTTCCCATACATGAGACCTTTGGAGACGATGGTTCAACCAGTGGAGCCTCCGATTTTCCGACCGACCCGGACCTCTTTGGAAACAACCGCATGTTCCCAGTTTTGCAGATCCGACGGTTTTTCGGGTCGACGTAACAAGACTTCTGAGGCTTCGGTAAGCCGATAATCGATGCTTTAGATGCTTTAGATTTCAAGTTCAAAGAATACCTCTGGGAACTGGAGTTGGAGCTCGGATTCAAATTTGGATTTAAGTTAGTCGAGTTGGAGTTTCCTTTGCTCGAATCTTTCCTCTCGTAGAAGGCGTGTTGGTTGAACCAATCGAGCTCGGCGTCTTTGGAGAGCCAGAACGATTCAGGCGGGACATCCGGAGGGACCTCCAGTTGATCTGAATGCTCCGGCTGGTGATCTACGTCGGCGAGGGTTTCGCAGGCGATTTTCCGATCTGAGCCGCCGGCGCAGGCCGAAACTAATGTTTCCAGATCAACTTGTGGCATCGTACAcgctccaaacaaaaaaaaaagagctcaaATCAGAGAAAGAACCCGGGGAGAGAGTGAGGGAATGCTGAGGAAGAGAGAAATTGAAGGAACTACGAAGTTTTATAAAAGTGGTTATGCGAAGAAAGAAATATAATGGTGTGGAAAAttgaagagagagaatgatagTAAATTTTTGGAGGGAGAGTTTCAACTTGTTGACTCGTGCTCCTCAGGTTTGGTGGGCACACCTCTTTTTggagtaaattattttttgtagtcTAGTTTCGTCggtcaaaatatttcatctccttttaccttattattataatctttttaaattttatataaaatataataaataattcaaattttttaaatttttaaaacaataataatattaaaaaaataatattctaataatattttattcaatttttatctaaaaccatctcatctcatctcatctcactatccaaacctcacctgaaagaaaaatatagaatttgtaAAATGAGCTTTACTACTCATAATCTCTCCactgcactttttttttaattttttaaaaattagttttggttttattctttccaaaaaaatctattcatcatctattttttgaTATTGTAATCCTATCATCTGATGGCACATCATGAGATAATGAGAGAATGACGAAAAttaggatgatgagtaacattactcttcttcctaaactaattaagtttttttactcatcatccgtatactacacatttggtaaaagaaaaaaatttaaaaattatgtatgctATGTAatgtaaggatgatgagtatagtttttcttgtaaaatataTTCCGATAAATGATTTAGTAcctcataaaagtaaattaattaagtagttTAATGtggtacgttaaattgtaaaattatttttattataaaataaat
This window harbors:
- the LOC121265447 gene encoding alpha carbonic anhydrase 1, chloroplastic translates to MAPRLSFSVFAIALLLVGTSAFAKQEQINSISFSYVGTTGPGHWGNLNPNYTTCSHGKWQSPVNIVREKVVRNKKLKPLTRDYAAANATLVDNGFNIAIRFEGHVGVLVADGKNFTFKQMHWHSPSEHQIDGKRFPVEMHLVHQADDGSFAVVSALYHYGDPDPFISKIKSKMDELAKKEREGHEEAQISLGVMKTKYLSRNTRKYYRYFGSLTTPPCTEKIMWNIVGKVKSVSKDQVKALKAPLVSSCKNNSRPVQPLNGRHIEVYHDDELRGN
- the LOC121265445 gene encoding uncharacterized protein LOC121265445 yields the protein MPQVDLETLVSACAGGSDRKIACETLADVDHQPEHSDQLEVPPDVPPESFWLSKDAELDWFNQHAFYERKDSSKGNSNSTNLNPNLNPSSNSSSQRYSLNLKSKASKASIIGLPKPQKSCYVDPKNRRICKTGNMRLFPKRSGSVGKSEAPLVEPSSPKVSCMGRVRSKRDRNRRLRNRQQSSEPVVEKEKPSVKRKTGLFASFRAIFRSGYREKTAHTIAAPRAESPPRKSAIIGGRHSTASDIDVSYAETLPRKSVSEIETPGLGGMKRFASGRKSDGWAGDVA